The nucleotide window GGATCAGGGACAGGAAGGTTCCCTTTATAGCCCACCTGTCGACATCTGGAACAGTCTGGCTCGTCGCGGACGCCCTCCTCGGAGTCTGAAACGCTCCCTTCCTGGGGGAACCCCAGtcacacaccagacacactcAGCTCCCAGAAGGGGCTCCCGCCTACCTGCTCCAGGAGTCTGTGTTTCATCTCGGCGTCGTTCTGAATCTGCTGTCTGCTCCCGGCGATCTTCAGCCTCAGGATGGTCCTCTTCCCCGTCCTCCTCTGTGGATCTGGGGCGACAGGCGTTGCAGGACAGAGAGACAcccgagagagagggagacagagaatGAGCGCTGTTGCCCCAGTTTGAAAATTGAATCAACGTTTGCCACCACATTTGACTTGCAGTCCAGAGCGGTCCCTCAACACTGGTATTCACCAGCCGTGCCCACTGGTTCACCCCTGATGCAGGTgtgagagggggagaggaggggggctGGCCTGCAGTCGGGGGGTGTGGGGTCACTAACAAGGCCGACAGTCTCCTGGTTCTACACTGGAGTGTGAGATCGAGCGCAGATCTCTCCTCGCTCAGCGGTCAAGCGAGAGGCCTGGTCTGAGAGCAGACGGCTCTGCTGTCGCCACCTGCTGGTCAAACACGTGCAGAACAGGGAGTCGCCCTCAGTACCTCTGGAGCAGAGGAAACTCAGCTGCTCCTCACAGCTGCGGTTAGTCCAGAGccccctctgtctctgtccaggGCTCCACAGGGGATGGAAGCAGGCCGGCCCGGGGCTCCCCCTGCGCCCCAATTCTGATAGACCAGGGGAGCCTCGTTCGCCCAGAACCAGGACCCCGAGACTCGGTTCTGCCTCAGGCCCAGCAAGACCAGAGTGGACTCAGCACACTGGGCCTCTTCAGCAGTGTAGCTCTGCTCCTGGTGTGACTGGATATACGCCAGGCCAGTGTGGTGAGTCTGACAGTGATCCAGGGCCTCAGCCCAGGACTTCTCCTCTCTCACCAGGACGAGCTCTCTGCTGTCTGGAAGAGAGAGATACAAATTCTGAATCTGTGTCTCTGTAGGGTCCCCAGACACCCCTTCCGGACACGAACCCAAGTGGAAAACGGAGCCGTCCTCACCCCAGTGACAGAAGAAGGGTCTGATCTCACTGCAGTCTGTCTCTGTCCATCTGCCTCTCGGGCTGCCCTGCAGGTCCACCTGCGCACATCTCTGTCCACCTGCTGACCCAGGCTGCCCTCCTGCCCAGTTCCTGAAGCTGGACGCCCCCTGGTCTGAACACTTCCAGGGCTCGTTGTACAGGCCGATCCACACCCTGTGACCCCGCGCTGACCTCCAAACCTCCTCATTCTCACTCTGGCTCCTCACACTGACCAGCTCTGTGTGCTTCTGTCTGCAGAGACTCTGGGCTTCAGTCCAGGTCTGGTTGAGTTCAATCAGGGTGACGTCACTGCGCTCTGAGCAGACAAGAAAATGTATCAGTGAGTCAAAATGTCAGTGAGATactggtgtgatggactgtcctcTTACCTGTGTTGAGTGACACTGGTGAAGTGTGTCTCTGATTCAGAGCAGAGAGACGTCAGTGAGATactggtgtgatggactgtcctcTTACCTGTGTCGAGTGACAGTGGTGAAGCGTGTCTCTGATTCAGAGCAGAGAGACGTCAGTGAGACACTGGAGTGATGGACTGTCCTCTTACCTGTGTTGTTGAGACACATGAAGTAGTTTCTCTCCTGACAGTCTCTCTCTTCCCATCCTCCCTCAGAGTCCATCAGCACACCGACGCGCCCCTGGGTTTGAGTGTAGGGGCTCCCTGCAGCTCCCCCAGACCCTGGGTCACTCTGTGTGCTGTTATACAGACCAATCCAGGCTCCGTCTGCTTCACCAGTGTTTGTGAGGCTGAGAAGTTGCCTCTGCTGCTCCTCAGTGAACACAGTGACCAGGTCTGTGTGATTGTACCGGCAGTATTCCTGAGGTCGAACCCATGTCAGTTTATAGCGTATGAAGTGGTACTGCTCAGAGTAGTCTGTAgctgtaaataaaatacatatagaAATAAGATTTCTGTACATTCTGAAATTGTCGTTTACTTGATGTTCTGTCTCCAAATTCATCATTGGCTCCTGATGTAGTTCtatgctgctgctgggagaccAAGGTCAGACGAGGGAGATACAGCTCTCTGCTGCTGTTCTCTCAAGCTGGATTCTCCTGAGACAAACTCAGCCCCCTGAGCTACTGCCTGGGGCTCTGGGACAGTCTGTCAGGGCTGGACTCACCAGTGTAGCAGAAGAAGGGGCTGGGATATGTTCCACCTGCATCGTTCCAGCCacctcttttattattatttttatttacgtTATCTTTTAAATAGATCTCCATGTACAAGGCTCCTCCTCCATTGTGCTGCCCAGGACTCCAGTTGCGAAACCCAGAGCGCCTCCCGTCAGACCACTCCCAGCCGTCCTGGAGCAGAGCGATCCAGACAGCGTGTCCCTGCGCCGTCGTCCTGATCTGTTCAGACTCTCCCACACTGTCCACCAGGGGCAGGTCGGAGCAGCTCTCTCTGCAGTGTCTCTGGGCTGCAGCGAAGGTCTTGTTTTCCCTGATCAGGCTGTACTGCTGGGCCCCACCTGCGAAGACAAAGATCAGGTGTAACGGTGTGTACAGCTGTGAGACGACAAATCCCATAGTGCTTTGCACACCACcatttcctgtttcctgttcaTTCCGGTGTATAGTTAAATAGGTAGAGGTTTattcctgaaaagagaagacaagaaacacgtttcagctgtgatgcCTTCAGCTGTGTGTACCAGCAGAATTCCTGAGCTCGAACCCATGACAGTTCATCATGTATAAAGTGATACCAGTCAGATGAATTTGTagcttgaattttgtttttatttcaaactaTTCTTTATCGCATGCCTTTGTTTGTTTCAGGACAATAACATTCTCTGTgatttggagagatctttgtgGTGAGTTTATGTTTTCTGATGCTGTATGATGTTTGTGATCACTGCTCTATCACGCCAAGAGGCGTTAGTAGTGACAGCTtactgtaataaagaaaataagattAATAGATACATTCCAAGAAAAGGGGCCTGGATAGGTCTTTTCCTATGACGTGATGATCCCAGGGAAAAGGTAGTGTTGAAGTCTGTGCATTTTGACTTTGGAGTGTATGTGAGTGCATATAATTTAGGACTACGTTTCCCAAGATACAATGCTCATCGCATAATGACTGCAAAGTGAGATGAGACTACAGATACCAGAATGCCCATGCAACCCAGCTCTTCCTGCTTCCTGTTCTTTTCTGTCTATACCTAAAGACAGATCTCAGATTGAGCCCTGCGTGCAGTGTCGTCTCACCTTGACTCTCACATATGAAGTAGACCTCCTCGCTGCAGTCTCTCTCCTCCCAGAATCCCGCTGCGTTGAGAACAGCACAGGGGAGCTGACTCCTCCAGTGGGTGAAGGTCACGACCTCTCCGCCAGACCACCGCCAGCTCTCTCTGCAGTCTCGGTACAGGCCTATCCAGGCTGTGCCACTGGGCAGGTTAGTGGTGTTGAGGACTGTGTCCATGTCTGCTGTGCTGTTGACGGAGGCCAGGTCAGGGGTGAGTCCACAAAGTAGAACTTCCTGATGAGGCCGGATCCAGGAGGACAGAGCACTGGGAACACAGAATTATGGGTTGTGTAAGTTTCTCAAATCCATCTGTATTGCAGTTCAAAGGGTCTGTACACTCCAGAGTCAGGTTGTTTAAATCTATTGTGAGACACAGTAGCACCACAGTCCTGCTGTCCTCCACCCGAAACTCACTCGTCACCCCGCCGGTGAGACAGGTGACCCCCCCTATCTGTAACGGACAAGTCTGTGGGTGACGGAGTCCTCTCTGTGGTGATGTGAACCAGCTCTGGCAGTGTGGTCAGCCCATCCATTATCTAatgtgctttggcaacactgattctacccatcggtcatgctaataaagcacctcgaattgaattgaatagaaCGTCGCTTTAtcaaccctttacaatttcttgcattaggaatttatcttttcatgAATAGTGAGCTGAATCTGCAGTCACTGGGGAAGAGTGCAGGTGAGAGAACACAGCCCTTtggcagtagcagcagtagaaGGAATAATGCTTCCTTACAGTTCTAGAGCTCTTTCCTGGACtctcccctcagagctcttcccaggtcagggggatcccctccagccccccccccctagtgtgcagcccccacctggatgatgctccacaCAGACCTGCTGCAGGTTCTCTGACCTGGGAGCAGAGTCACAGGCCCACCTGTCAGGAAGAGAAGCACCAGCCCCTTCCTCTCCATCCCGGCAGATCCGCTCAGACTCGAAGGCGCGGCGTGGCTCCTGGCTCCGGGTTCGAATCCTCCTGCGTGACACAGCACAGGCGCGTCTGACACAGCTCCTACAGGTTTCTGGCGGAGCTTGGGTCTCGCTCATGGGCTCAGTGAGATCTGAATTAACTCAGCCCTGCTGGGCTGCTACCGATCCCCCTGGCTGGTGTGGATCGGTCACTAGTGGAGACTGGGGGAGACGCAGGAATCTGGAGAGGGGCAGGACCCCCTCTCCCACTCAGAaacatgggatccggactgctGGGAGAGATTCCCGACTGGATCCATCAGTCTCCTCCTGCTGTCCTGCTCTCCCTGCTGATAGCATCAAGGAAACGCTGCTGCTGTCTGTGgctcttcctctccttctcccATTCAcagtttctctcctctctcttgtgcctcctctctctgctgaTAGCATCAAGGAAACACTCCTGCTGTCTGTGgctcttcctctccttctcctctctctaCTCTCTCCACTCTCCTttctcctctccttctcccaTTCAcagtttctctcctctctcttgtgtctcctctctatgctctctcctctccactctctctaccctctcccctctctctctcctctctctgtgatcCACAGTATCTgtcctgtcctctctcctctctctgctctctctcctctccactctctcccctctctcctttctcctctctctatgATCCAcagtttctctcctctctcttgtgcctcctctctctgctgaTAGCATCACGGAAACACTCCTGTTGTCTGtggctgtgtctgtctgtaggAGTGAATGGAGCCATTGATGCAGGAGTGGAGGGGTCAGGCCTGGGTCATGTAGGGGAAAATCAAACAGCCACCGTCTGACGCCATGAGAGacagaatatttttaatttcctgtttGTCTCCCTCTCGCTCAGTATCCCCCTCTCTGTCTCATACCACAGTCTCCCGTCTCtatctccctgtctctcccctctcccgatccctcccctctctcctctctctgactCTCctgccttctctctcctctctctcccccatctctaacctgcctctctctcctctctctcccccatctctaacctgtctctctcctctctcacccccatctctaacctgtctctctctctcctctctcacccccatctctaacctgtctctctctcctttcacCCCCATttctaacctgtctctctctcacccccatttctaacctgtctctctctctcctctctccctaacTTTCTCTAACTGCAGAGGGATGCACCTTGAACTGAAACCGCAGTGAGGAATAACCAGCTTCCTAAGTAAACAACTTTCCTACGAGACTCAGACTTAGCAGAACTAAGGACAAGGAACACGGATCTTCTTCTGCGTTGCTGGGTAGATAAAAACACGCAGGTTGCTACAGAAATGAGAGCAGCCTGTGGACCTGCTCTCCAGACAGTATCTGTTGATCCCGTTAGAGACACCTGTACTCGTTTAAATCTCTTGCAGGGCAGCAGGCAGCTACTGTCTCAATAACAGGAAGTCCTACACTGAGGGGTCACTGTGCCCTGAGACTTACCTGCTCAGCGCTGTGTGTCGGTGGGTCAGGACGTCTCTCCAGGTGAGCTGTCTGTGcgatgtgtctgtctgtctgtgttctttattcctgactctctctcctcctctcctctcggacacaaacacagacgcaGCCGGGATGCAAATCAGGGGGTTTCAGTGGGAACAGTGCAGGAAGCACAAACCAGGCTGGAGGACggatggacacacacacactcactcacatactctcacactctcacacacactcacactcacacacagcgctgtgttcttttctctttcaaacACCGGAAATCTTGATCAAGgagctcccttcagactaaagagactcagttcctcccgcctgtcagtgtgggacactcccttctgactaaagagactcagttcctcccgcctgtcagtgtgggatactcccttcagactaaagagactcagttcctccagcctgtcagtgcgggaCGCTCCCTACAGACTAAAGAGGCTCAGTTCCTCCGGCCTGTCAGTGCGAgacgctcccttcagactgaagagactcagttcctccagcctgtcagtgcgggacgctcccttcagactaaagaggctcagttcctccggcctgtcagtgcgggacgctcccttcagactgaagagactcagttcctccagcctgtcagtgtgggacaccccccttcagactaaagagactcagttcctgtcGGTCCTCAAGCCCTCTACACTCTAGGGGAGACGGggtctcctgctgctgctgcgccCCAGAGCGCTGGAACCCTCTCCCCGTGGAACTCGGAGAGTCGCCCTCCCTGAGCTCGACGCCTGCGTTTTCAGAAACGCTCTCCGTTGGTTGTCTGCTCCCTTCCAACCCTCTACTACACTTCCAGTCCCTTGAATTTAATTGTACTACATCTGGTTTTTCCCATCCTTTGACATTGCTTTCCTCCTGGGGctcactttgagaagccactttcagAGGTGTTCCAGTATTATTATCCAATTCAACTtgattgtcattatactcacaCAGGCACGTAGTtgagtgaaaagtgtttctcctgagtcactcaggtgcagtaagtaaataagacagcaggtaagacaatagacagtaacacaatagcaataacagtaacatgtaataacataataatatcataatataattatatattattattatatataataataattattataattattattattgggatGAGACTGGGCAGTGGCTAACAGTGGCTCCACCCTGGCAGAAACACCCCCTGCTTTACAAGTTTACAATCCAACAGAACTTCAGCCGGAGCTCTTCCAGATCCTctctctggttcccttctcctTGTGTCCCTTCGGAAGAGGGCAACAGAGGGGCTACAACTTCCTTTGCCTCGCCTGCAGACGACGGGAACGTGCCGCCACCACACAGCATGAGTGACAGTACGGGCACGGAGGGCCTGTTTCCCCACCCAGAGGGAGCGTCACACCCCCCCTTCTCTGGCTGCAGACCTGGGGGTGCACGGGGGTCTCCCCCAGAGCTCACAGCCGGTGCCCTCTGGCCGCCCTCTGGTGTCTTTCAGGACACACTGCGGTCCGAACCTTTGAGCGCAGCTTGTCTGAAAGGTGTTCACACCCGGTCTGGCTCCCAGGAAAGACTCTGATCTGGGCTTGAGTGACCTTTTGTAGAAAGAtcgatactttattgatcccgtgaggggaaattgcagtgcgacagcagcttaacacagacaacacagccacagtgtgccgaatgatacaataataataataatacaatacaatacaatcagttcagtgaggggtgcactaaaagagtttctcacagtccaggacacacaaagaacaaactagaacagcaCAGCACGCAGACAAATCGTATCACAcacatgaatataaatatagatgtaaatatagatatagatataaatataaatgtaaatgtatttttgtgttgACAGCACAAAGACTGTCGAAGAATGTTTTGACTGAGAATTTAGGAGATCGTTCCTTTTGTCTATTTGCGTATTTGCTCCACTGTtatcttcctgttttttttaattatttgctaTATTTTCTCCTGTGATTCCTCCTATCGTTACCTTATATTGGGTCATTAAGCTACGGTGTTTCTTACCTATTCAGCCCTGTTTGCTGGGTTGTTAGATGGTCTGATTCCCAGTTTCGTCTCCTTTGTGTTTGATCGCAGCTCGTCTGGAAAGGGTCTTGACACCCTGTATCGTTCACACCACGCCGTGTCGCAGACAGTGGCTGCCGTCACCCACTTCATCTGTCTCTGGAGCTGTCATCGAGagcacacggaatttgaccggaagccagtgcagggactccaggataggagtaacgtgaacacttgcactagacctggtcaaatGACTTTATGTCATTGTCCAAAAATCATACATTCTGCACAACAAGCTAGGAAAAATGCCACTGGTGGGAtgcggacccaggatctcctgtttactaaacAGGCACTTTAGCCAACTAAGCTATGGCACCGCTCAAAAACATCTGTGCTCAGTGCGTGCTGAACCTGCTCAAAGAGCAAGTTGCCTCCTTTACATGCAATGGCAGCTCCGACACTAAGTGAAacgaagagaaatggcttttatctggcacttttcatgtccaatgcgcttaACATCTCCCAAGGGCAACACAGACCTACTGCAGCTTTCATGCAACCTTATCCTTCAGGTTGATTCATATAAGTACTCATAGACCGTAAACCTGTGCTGGTCTACTCATGTTAAGACTGTTTGCTCCAAAGGTCAGCAGCGCTAATATTTCCTGCGAAGACTAAGAGTGTCTGGGGTTCGACAGGAAGTGATGCTTCTCTTCTGCCGCGCTGTAATCGAGAGCATGATTAGATACGGGATTTCAGTGTGGTTCGGTCATCTAGCAGTTCATTTTACATGGCAAATGACCCGACTCATCCAGACAGCTCTGAAGGTCAAGATAGTGAGACAGCAGCCCCTCCCTGCtgacaatctttgaaaaatcagCCAGGAAAAATGATATCAGGTCCTTCCCACATCCTCAGCCCTGACTACCAACTTCCTCCTTCTGGCCAACGTTTCAGGGCTCCCAAACgtaagtcaaacagatacaGACCGTTCCTTTGTTGCACTATGCGTGACGGCTGTCGCTGCAAATGTCCGGGATAAACACACTTTTGCCGCTTACAGCCCACTTGAGTGCGATATGTTTTGTCATGATGTGTCAGAAACGTCCCATGTTGTTATGTGTCCTACTGTACgtgtgcaatagagtgatgtgcgatgtttttctgatttttttgcgACAGTAAAATGTGCAACGATGTTCTTTTTTGCATGCTATTGAAGTGTACAGGAGTGCTTGGTGTCCATACAGACATTCCCTCGATGGGGACAGTAAAAGTCTTCTCTCTTTgctggacattttttttttcccatcggTTGAGAAAGTTGACATGTGAAAGAGTGTGGAGTGTTAAAGtagtttattttattgctgttgCTTTGTGTGAATGTACTGTGATCTGTTGGGggaatttaaagatgatctcATCTGTGCCAGTGTGGGCATGACTCTGTAAATGGCTGGCTTAGCTTGTAACTCATAACTGCACACCAAGATAACGAGAAGCAGCAGACAAATGTCTCTTGTGatctctgtgatggacttgtctcctatccagggtgtgtgagtgtgtgtgtgtgtgtcctgtgatggactggtgtcctgtccagggtgtgtgagtgtgtgtgtgtgtcctgtgatggactggtgtcctgtccagggtgtgtgagtgtgtgtgtgtcctgtgatggactggtgtcctgtccagggtctgtgagtgtgtgtgtcctgtgatggactcgtgtcctgtccagggtgtgtgagtgtgtgtgtgtgtcctgtgatggactggtgtcctgtccagggtgtgtgagtgtgtgtgtgtgtgtcctgtgatggactggtgtcctgtccagggtgtgtgagtgtgtgtgtgtgtcctgtgatggactggtgtcctgtccagggtgtgtgtgtgtgtcctgtgatggaatggtgtcctgtccagggtgtgtgtgtgtgtcctgtgatggactttatcctgtccagggtgtgtgtgtgtatgtcctgtgatggactgttgtcctgtccagggtgtgtgtgagtgtgtgtgtcctgtgatggactggtgtcctgtccagggtgtgtgagtgtgtgtcctgtgatggactggtgtcctgtccagggtgtgtgtgtgtgtgtgtgtcctgtgatggactgatgtcctgtccagggtgtgtgtccgTTTCTGCTTTTCTGCGTCGAATGAACCCGCGCCGCGCTCTTCCACGGAGCAGGGCTGTGGGTGTGTCGGGGTTCCTCTCCCACTCAGAAAAGTTCGGATCTGCGTCAgtggtgggttttttttgttttaacgaCCGATGCGTGACGCAATCAGGATAAAAAGAGACACGCGCGTGGCTTTCTTGCGGGTTCCCCCGTCTCGCGTGAAGAGCACGAAAAAATGTCACTCGGTAAGAATTTGGACCTTCACACCCACGATCCCCAGCAAACGCGGTAGAGGCAGCAGCTATAAGAGAAGATCAATTCACTTTATGATCACTTATGAGGAATTGGTCTTGTCGCAGAGCCCAGctggctctccaggagacacacagacagggagagagagaagctgggggtcagagcgcagggtcggccattgtacagctccacctggagcagctggggttcagggcctcgctcaggggccccaacggagtaggattcctctgcgggCCGCTGGATTCGACCCGGCAAACTCCTTCCAGCCCCAGGCGctgatcctgagccacagagccaccactccttTGTATATAAGGAATTAATTCAACACACCAGCAACCCCGGAGCTGCCCCTATAATGAAGGATGCTGGAAAAAGTTTCCTCTTACACAAAAGGCAGCTCATATTATTCAACCCCGCCCCCCCGTACACCTATATAGCGCCTCTTCCGgactctccagctctctccGGGTcacggggatcccctccaccgcaGCCCGGCCTGGATGACGTTTAgggtattgttttaaaaaaacaacaacaacaacaacaacaacaacaacaacaacattttgACTCCCCCGTCTCTTTCTTTTCCAGAAGTAGAGAAGATCAGCGACCGAAAATGGTCGGAGAACACGGGTAGGTGTGTCGGGAACCCCGAGGTCGAGAGGGACGCGCACAAGGTGGCTTAAAAGATCAGACGCTGTTAAACGAAGGGAACTTCTCATCCCGTTATATTAGAAGGACGGAAGTCTGAGAAAATCGAGGATATTCTTGAGCAGGAGCAGCGTTAAGTGAGATCTCATTTATAGACTTGAAACttaatgccccccccccccccccaaacagcCACGGGTGGGTATATTATCCTCGGGAATCTCTTCCCTCTGTCCAAATCGCTTCAACTGTGGGAACGCGTAGACCTGACGGAAGTCTGATAGGACTTTGGGCGCCCTCTGGCGGAAAAGGGCCGCATTACCAGCCGCCCGGCTGTTCAGCCATGAGGCGTCCTCAAACAACTAGTCAAAAAAAAAGTGTGTCCTTGTTACTGCTGAAGTTACGGCTCAAAGACCCGCTTATTAGATGTCAACTACCACCGTGTCCTCATCGATGTTCTAgcgaattcatttttatttcggGATTTAAGCGAAAACGGCGCTGGGGTTCTCCTCCCGGGAAACCGCGCAAACTCCCGgctctctcctccctgttgcCGGGACGAGCTTTTCCCGCAGCGGCC belongs to Lepisosteus oculatus isolate fLepOcu1 chromosome 14, fLepOcu1.hap2, whole genome shotgun sequence and includes:
- the LOC138243339 gene encoding macrophage mannose receptor 1-like → MDTVLNTTNLPSGTAWIGLYRDCRESWRWSGGEVVTFTHWRSQLPCAVLNAAGFWEERDCSEEVYFICESQGGAQQYSLIRENKTFAAAQRHCRESCSDLPLVDSVGESEQIRTTAQGHAVWIALLQDGWEWSDGRRSGFRNWSPGQHNGGGALYMEIYLKDNEYCRYNHTDLVTVFTEEQQRQLLSLTNTGEADGAWIGLYNSTQSDPGSGGAAGSPYTQTQGRVGVLMDSEGGWEERDCQERNYFMCLNNTERSDVTLIELNQTWTEAQSLCRQKHTELVSVRSQSENEEVWRSARGHRVWIGLYNEPWKCSDQGASSFRNWAGGQPGSAGGQRCAQVDLQGSPRGRWTETDCSEIRPFFCHWDSRELVLVREEKSWAEALDHCQTHHTGLAYIQSHQEQSYTAEEAQCAESTLVLLGLRQNRVSGSWFWANEAPLVYQNWDPQRRTGKRTILRLKIAGSRQQIQNDAEMKHRLLEQVGGSPFWELSVSGV